One genomic segment of Salinibacter grassmerensis includes these proteins:
- the upp gene encoding uracil phosphoribosyltransferase, with amino-acid sequence MENLTVVDHPLLKRDLTLLRRDETPHGQFRKTVSDAAAILAYEAMRDIELQETTIETPMEPTTGYEIAEEVMVVPIMRAGLGMVDGFVRYVPEARVGHLGMQRDEETYRPVDYYSNIPSSIESAHVFVVDPMLATGGSASFAIDHLKEEGGQDFTFACLVAAPEGVRKLREEHPDVPVVTAVLDRELDDNAFIRPGLGDAGDRIFGTRS; translated from the coding sequence ATGGAGAACCTGACCGTTGTCGACCACCCTCTCTTGAAGCGTGACCTAACCCTCCTGCGCCGCGACGAGACGCCGCACGGCCAGTTCCGGAAGACCGTGTCCGACGCGGCGGCGATTCTGGCCTACGAAGCGATGCGGGACATCGAGCTGCAGGAGACGACCATCGAAACGCCGATGGAGCCCACGACGGGCTACGAGATTGCCGAGGAGGTGATGGTTGTGCCCATCATGCGGGCCGGGCTTGGGATGGTGGACGGGTTCGTGCGGTACGTGCCGGAGGCCCGGGTGGGCCATCTCGGGATGCAGCGCGACGAGGAGACCTACCGGCCTGTCGACTACTACAGCAACATTCCGTCGAGCATCGAGAGCGCCCATGTGTTTGTGGTGGACCCGATGCTGGCCACAGGGGGCAGTGCGTCCTTCGCCATCGACCACCTGAAGGAAGAAGGGGGGCAGGATTTCACCTTCGCGTGCCTGGTGGCGGCGCCCGAGGGCGTGAGGAAGCTCCGCGAGGAGCACCCGGACGTGCCCGTCGTGACGGCGGTGCTGGACCGCGAGTTGGACGACAATGCCTTCATTCGCCCCGGCTTAGGGGACGCGGGGGACCGGATCTTTGG
- a CDS encoding alanine/glycine:cation symporter family protein has product MLQTIVDTLYDVVWTYGIPIGGGQYIPWVVLLLLGAGIYFTLRLAFVQIRQFPHGIAVTSGTYDDPDDPGDVSHFQALTTALSATLGIGNIAGAALAIHVGGPGALLWMWVTGILGMATKYSEVTIAQFYRNVEEPTEAEKGTWQQTWKGTVAGGPMYYIEKGLGENWKPLAVFFAVMLMITSFLTGNAVQSNTVADVMNAEFGVAVWLSGLVLAAIIALVILGGVTAIGRVTGILVPVMAAAYVIGALLVLAFNYTEILPTLGSVFTNAFNPSAGVAGTGAGAFLLTFTYGVQRGLFSNEAGMGSAPIAHSAAKTDEPASEGVVALLEPFIDTITVVTLTCLAILVSGAWGAEVPTEFNFDSGNAEYRVENEGGIFPSSNTPEEIRIENGEQQVPNPDEDAQFAWRQAVVSSFYTSCASDCDDAEDLQEPFTGTLYPSRNMAVADDGTEYEVLYGEGVRSGAPLTRLAFERGLSPLGDWGGYVVILSVLLFAISTSISWSYYGDRCAYYLLGERAIFPYKVVFVLMNFTGAVTALTTIWTIGDIALGIVIVPNLIGVILLTDKVKEITDDYGARKPWLEESET; this is encoded by the coding sequence ATGCTGCAAACGATTGTCGACACCCTCTACGATGTGGTTTGGACCTACGGCATCCCGATTGGGGGTGGGCAATACATCCCCTGGGTGGTGCTGCTACTGCTGGGAGCAGGCATCTACTTCACCCTTCGGCTGGCCTTCGTCCAGATCCGCCAGTTTCCACACGGCATTGCCGTTACCTCCGGCACGTACGACGATCCGGATGATCCCGGCGACGTGTCGCACTTCCAAGCCCTCACAACGGCCCTCTCGGCCACCCTCGGCATCGGAAACATTGCCGGGGCGGCTCTTGCCATCCACGTAGGCGGCCCGGGGGCCCTGTTGTGGATGTGGGTCACCGGCATCCTCGGAATGGCCACCAAGTACAGCGAGGTGACCATCGCGCAGTTCTACCGCAACGTCGAGGAGCCGACGGAGGCGGAGAAGGGCACCTGGCAGCAGACCTGGAAGGGGACTGTGGCCGGGGGGCCGATGTACTACATCGAAAAGGGGCTGGGCGAGAACTGGAAGCCCCTGGCGGTTTTCTTTGCCGTGATGCTGATGATCACCTCCTTCCTCACCGGAAACGCGGTGCAGTCGAACACGGTGGCCGACGTCATGAACGCGGAGTTTGGCGTAGCGGTGTGGCTCTCGGGACTCGTGCTGGCCGCCATCATTGCCCTCGTCATCCTTGGGGGCGTGACCGCGATTGGGCGCGTCACGGGCATCCTCGTGCCCGTCATGGCCGCGGCATACGTCATCGGCGCGCTCCTCGTCCTTGCCTTCAACTACACGGAGATTCTTCCGACGCTCGGAAGCGTCTTCACGAACGCCTTCAATCCGTCCGCGGGGGTGGCGGGGACTGGGGCTGGGGCCTTCTTACTGACGTTTACCTACGGGGTGCAGCGCGGCCTCTTTTCCAACGAGGCCGGCATGGGCTCGGCGCCCATCGCCCACTCGGCCGCCAAAACCGACGAGCCCGCCTCAGAGGGCGTGGTGGCTCTTCTGGAGCCGTTCATCGATACGATCACGGTCGTCACGCTCACCTGCCTGGCCATTCTCGTAAGTGGGGCCTGGGGGGCTGAGGTGCCCACGGAGTTCAACTTTGACTCCGGCAATGCGGAGTACCGGGTGGAGAATGAGGGCGGCATCTTCCCCAGCTCCAACACGCCCGAGGAGATCCGAATTGAGAACGGCGAGCAGCAGGTGCCCAACCCCGACGAAGACGCGCAGTTTGCCTGGCGCCAGGCCGTGGTGAGCTCCTTCTACACGTCGTGCGCAAGCGACTGCGACGACGCGGAGGACCTCCAGGAGCCCTTCACGGGCACGCTCTATCCATCGAGAAATATGGCCGTGGCCGACGACGGGACCGAGTACGAGGTCTTGTACGGAGAAGGGGTGCGCAGCGGCGCCCCCCTCACCCGCCTTGCCTTTGAGCGCGGCCTCTCCCCGCTTGGCGACTGGGGCGGGTACGTCGTCATCCTGAGCGTGCTGCTCTTTGCCATCTCGACCTCTATTTCGTGGAGCTACTACGGCGACCGGTGCGCCTACTACTTGCTCGGCGAGCGGGCGATCTTCCCGTACAAGGTCGTCTTCGTGCTCATGAACTTTACCGGCGCGGTCACGGCCCTCACGACCATCTGGACCATCGGGGACATTGCCCTCGGGATTGTGATTGTGCCGAACCTGATTGGCGTGATCCTGCTGACGGACAAGGTGAAAGAAATCACCGACGACTATGGGGCTCGGAAGCCGTGGCTGGAGGAGTCGGAGACGTGA